The DNA segment TCAGAAGTTCGCCCGAATGTACGACGTAGGACAACGCTCATTATTTCTTCTTGGCACTTATTGTAAAAAGTTAAACAGAATTCTTATTcgttaaaacattttttttattccatttttcctttttcgttcACTTTACTTTACTACGTGGACGTTgaaattttaacaaaaaatatccTGCAACAAATGTGCTTTTCTGAGAGCAGAGAATAAGAAAGGTGTGGcaataaaactaaataataatGTATTTCTCACTCAAGTTGGCGAAAGAATAGCGTAGCTGCTCAACTTCTTTCGAGTGCTTTGGATTTCTTCCAAATTGCATTCCTTTTCGGCGAAGAACTTATTTATCCCCTTCGTTACCACTGCTTCGTGtggataaataaaataaataaactcatAAACAGACAAACGAAGGACttcaaaatttaacatttaaccaagattatttattttatacacCATTTGCACCGTAATCGCTTCTTCCATCAGTAATATCCATATCCGTGATAACCATGATAGCCGTGATAGTAATGTGGATAGTAATAGAAGCCCGGCTACAGTGGCACACCCGCATGAATGACTTTATGATATCTGTGTGACAATTTTTCCTGTGGCTGTACATAAAATGTGCATGAAACGATGATCGGAATGATCGAGGGTCACATTGCACCTAAATGGGAGTGAAGAAACCGTGCACGGATCTTTGAACCTTGCAAAACTACTATCGTTTCGTGAAAGCTTTCTGGATGGGTTCGCAGCTTTTCCAacgttgaagtctttcgttcaAATTCCTCTTTACAATACATCGGCGATCGATACACTGCTTTTATACAGCAACCACAAAACAGAtttttgagttgtttttttaatcttttattataaataattataaatatcGTCCGTTCTACCAGTAGTAGCCATAATGGTAGCGAGGATAGTATCCGTAGTGATAGCTGGGATAATAGTATCGCGGATAAGCGTAGTAATGATGATATCCGAACCCGAACGTCTCCGCCTTGTCCATATCGTCTTCACCAGCAACGGCCACTCCTTCTTCCTTGGCGTTTTCTTCATTGTTTGGCATCTGCTTAGGGAAAGGCTGTTGCACATCGCGCTTCACGAGCCTTCCCGCAGGAGCTGGTCCCGATGCTGAGTGCCATTCCGGTGCACGAGGCATCGCAGAAACGGctgccacaacaacaaacagacaCAGGAGCTGTTGgtagaaatatttaaattgttaGAGTTATCACATTACAACAACGTTTAAAAGAATGTTTAAATACCTTGAACATGTTTTGGGATATTAGAAGTCTTTTAAAGAACTGCGACGATGCTTGAGATGTAAAGCTTGTTGCTCGATGCACTTGATGTCGAATTCTGACTGATGATGTTCCGGACGATCAACCTTTCTTTTATACTGTTACATCCGAATTCCGAATTTGCAAATCAACTGCAGAAAGTCCCGTGTCGGTTCAGCTTGACGTCACAGGATCTGGACTGTTCCATGTGAAAGGAAAGTTCATTTAAATAAGAGAAATTCCCCATGCCTTATGTGCGTTTTCGTACTATGTAATTCGCGCACCAGCTATATACCATAGGTACAGCCAATCTGCTATTCCAAATTTATCTTGTTGCACTCTGTTATATAGAACTTCTACATAATGTATGTCTACATGTAGCCCATGTATCGCATACGCCGGTAAGAAGGTGGTGTGGATGGAATTCTAGAATGTtataatgatttttgtttatttcttctcAATATATACAGCCAAATGTGACCTTGacgcattttgtttgtttcagaCGACCATGATTCAATACATTATCTCATGATTCTTTCATATgataagttttattttttagtgAAAAAACAATGCTATACGTCCAAAAAAATACCCCCTTACGAAAACATCGTAACCTCTCTAACACCATTGATAGAAATGGATCTATATTTATGTCAAAGCTTTTGTGCGTAAATGATTACGGCAGAATGTTAGTAATTCCTATAATTTACACAGTCTAGGTAGAACGAGAATTATTGACAGTGATATGTTAATTGATTAAAGCGGGTTAATTAATACGAAAAACACTATCCAGATCAAACTAAGTTAAAGAAATGGGATTCTACGCTTCACGCGATTTGGAATAACAAGAGCATTAGCATTAATTAATTGTTCTCTGCTAACCGAAACGCTGTGTACCGAAAAATGCGCTACAAACCATTCTAGCGATTATTGATCTATGAATCATTCTATTTGGGGATCACCTGTTACCTCCAGTtgtgtctgttttgttttgtgacgTTCTATAATGgaatttccattttccatcacaataCAAATTTTGGGTTTAGTTTCGAAGCGTATTTCATCAAGTAAATATAAGCTATATtagttttccaggagttctcataatTTTGGTGAAGTCCCCGTGTGCCTATTGgttgcaaaattcttggtcacAGAACGTTTTTTGGCAAAATTCTTGGTGACAAAATTCTGTCGTTAAGTTGCAACAGCGACGCAAACACTACGGACGCCACATTCATAGCCGCGAACTCAGAAACCCAAATCTCACCGATGCAAAATCCACTGGGCTTTAAAAATGAACAATTGAACAACGTATACATAATGTGATACAATTGTACAATGATTTGTTAAGCTGTAGATCCATTTGTTGTGATGGTAAATTATCGCTACACATTCTGAGCTAGGATAACCAGATGTTCCCTATTAAATAGGACAGTCCTccatttgttttgtgcaaTAGTTAATATTTCGTCGTATATGCGAAAATTTTGAAttggttccatttttttaagtGCTGGTCTAAAGATTTTCAACACCATTTCAGAAAAATTTCAATTGGAAAGCAATCAAAACTTCAAACTATGTTAAAAAGCATCGAAAACTGCTGCATATTTTAAACCTTTCTCACTTGCTAAATTACATTAAAGTATACAATATTCACTTCATATTAAGAATATAATTGTATTTCTTGTTTTATGTACAACTCGATCTTCGATTTCGCTGATCAATCGTACACTACCTTTACCAGTAGTGTCCGTATCCATGGTAACCGTGATAGCCGTGGTAGTAGCGCGGATAATGGTAGTAGGGCGGGTAGTATGGCACACCCACGTGGATGACCTTGTGGTATCCGAAGCCAAACGTTTCCGCCTTGTCCATGTCGTCCTGAGCCTCCACTGCACTTTCCTGCACGGGTGCATCTTCCGCCACTGCTTCCGGTGCGACGGCTTCACGCTTCACGATCTGTCTCATCGGCGCCTGcattggtggtagtggtgcaaAGGGTCCATTGGGCATCGAAGCCACAACAGCGACGAGGGCAAACAGGCACACAAGCTGTAGgacgaaataaataatttacaatttCGTACTCGTTGCATTCATCTTCTGACGAATCTCAATCAAACTGACCTTAATCATTTTTGTTTAGCTGGGAGGGCTTATGCGTTCCTTAGAACTGTTGCTTCTAGGTGCGTTTCGTTTTACTGAATGATGCTCCTCTCATGACAAGTGTTTCCTTTTATACAATGTTTTTTGGGGACGATCATACGTCCATATCGGGTTGGAAGGGAACCGGTATTGGTGGCCCTATAGTATTGTGACGTATGAGACTCTTCGGAGACTCATTTGCATTTGCTGGAGAGCAGTCTTTATTTGCGTCACAGTTAGAAGCACTTTCATTTGGATTAATCGACACCCTGCAAAGTTACTTATTAGTAAGTTGTTCATGAAACTAAAAGTGAAACTATTATACATTTCCAGTATAATGTAatattttgtgtatttgtttctTATGCACAAAATAGACATAATTATGAAAGATTCTTTAATACTCTTGGGTGTACTATGGTGAGCAATGTTGATACATCGAATTAAACATTCTTCTTTGAGTCAGTAAGCCAACAGAAAAGCGCAACAGTCCGATCTGCGCTGACTTTATTCCGACTCATGAATGCCGACTGGTTACAAACACATTACAATGGAGGGCAAATTGAAATGTACAAATGTTGctcaattaattaaaaacactGTTTAAAGTTGGAATGGAACTGAGTTTTGAAGCTTATTTTATATGGATAGCGAAGATTATTGTCATAATATAGTATTTCTTCGTAGTTAAATCGTCAGaagttgataattttaatcgataaaaaaattaatacaacAATGCATAACGACTGTGGTCAAGCTGCACAAGGAATGGAGCTCTTGATTTTTCTATTATTAGATACGCGATTTTCGGTCTTTGTTTGATCATTTGTCTACATCACAAAGgttaaacaaaccaaaattaagaaaatagGACCAGAATGCAATGCTATTTTGCACCATATCATTGTAAGTTGTGGTAAAAAACATAAGCATTAGCAAACAGCACAAGCATTGGCAAACAGCATTAATAACACTCAGACTCAATGATTCGCATGTCTGCGGAGTCCTATGCTAGCTCCGATGCATTTGATGTTGGGATATCTTCAGAGTAGTTCATATATAAACTCCGGCTCCTGCCATGGCCAATGTAGTGCTGCGCATTACTATTACTatcatttttataataattccTGCTGTAGTGGAACGTCATTATTTAACTTGTAAAGCTTGTAAACGTCACAATTATTATAAACAGGTTTTTCTTCAAACAGGATCTTCAATTGTGCCATTGTGCTCTTTGAGTTAAATAAgacaaataattttaatacatGAACACATACATGAATATGATACATATAATAATTATCCATAATTTTGCTCCAAAGACTTTTAGCTACCAGAAACGAATGACTTAAAATTGTGAGAAGTACACTGTGCAAAacagtttattttgtttcatatcATCCAAAAACAATATATTACGATCACTTTCACTCGATCACCAAATGGATCTTGAAGCTTGAAAGTAATGTAAGGGTCATGCTTCACAACTAACCCTAGGGTTGGTCCGAATGTATAATAAGATGCTAAAACATTTCCTGTAATGTATTCCAATATGACTGGCAGATTTGCAATTTTCTGTCCATTCACGCAATGACTCATTGCGATACGAGCGAAAGCCACGCGATGGCTTGCGCAAATTCATTCTAGCATTGACGGGCCCACTCACCCACACTCATTGGCAGGCGATTGCATACCAAAAATGCTCATGATTTATCACCTAAAAATATGCAACTCATGGTTCACACACCAGTGTCAACAAATtctataaacaaaataaacgcaATGCAACGGTTCGGTTGCTCTTTCATCACATCCAGAATCGAGCAGATCGTAGATCGCATTTTTACATTGATCGCCCGTAAGCCCGTCTGGGATATTCCCGAGCTGCGTGAGGGACGCTCCACTATTTTGGTGACATTTACCGAACACAGCCCAAAATACCGACCATTAAGACAAGTCTGCCGAAATCCAGTTTTCCCGATTCGTGCCCGACTGTAATAAATTGATATTTACCCCAGAACCTTTGCTGACGTCAATAAGAACGAACCGGCCGGGGGAGAGAGTATAAAACCATTTCTCTGCTCTCAATCCGGTATCAGTTTGCAATCGATCCTCCCGGGGACAGCACAAGAATCGAAGCCCAAGCTTGCAGCACGAAATCATAATTCTATTCATTATGTTGAAGGTAAGAAATTCTTGCGACTGAAGATCCAGCGTGATCGTTACTAACTGTTGGATATTCCAATTATGTTTCTGTCATTTCCAGTTTGCCTGTTTCCTTGCCCTGGTGGCGTTGGCCTGTGCCGCCCAACAGCTCAACCCTGGCTCCCGACAACCTGCACCGTTCCGACTGGTTCGCAATGTCCGTAATGTGGACAGTGTTCAAGCGACAAAGGTAACGGATGCCGCTAACGCACCTGAGGCGACGGCGATCGATGGCGAAGCGAAGGACGATATGGATAAGGCTGAAACGTTCGGGTTCGGCTACCATCACCACTACTATCCTTCCTATGGCTACGGATATGGAGGTTATGGAGGTTATGGAGGATACGGCTACGGAGGATATGGTGGCTACGGATACGGTGGCTATCCTGCGTACGGTGGCTATGGATACGGAGGATATGGCGGTTACGGCTATCCGTACAGCTCCGGCTACGGCTATGTGTACTAAGATCGACGCTTCGATTGCTCAACGTTTGCGGAACGATCGCAAGCAATTCGTTCACTGTACCTGGTCATTACTTAAAATCGTTCATGAGTATAAGTAAATTTACATGCAAATACGAACACCTCAAATCTAACAGAATCTATTTTGCAAATGTGAATAAATGTGTATTAATATAACTAaacagtttgtgtgtgtatttttttatgtttgaattGAACTTTGAATTGTACGCTCGGCAGTTGATCACTTAAAAGTTAACACTTTGTTGTTGACATGCCTTTTAGTTGAGGATTTAATACTCGCTGCTcgtttttatataaaaaaggcCTTAGATTAAATTATTTCTCCTTCTCTAAAAATCGGAAAGCAGTAACATTTAGTTAGAAGTTTAGTATGTCAGAAACTAAACTTTCTAATTCTTTCTAATTCTAATGTCTTTCTAATTGTAATCCCAAATGCatagatttttgtgtttcgtaGAATTAAAATTTCTTCACACAGTTTATGATTTGTCCTGTGATTTGTCACTGTAAAAATGGACCAATAATTTAATAGAGTTTAAATTGAGTGGAAATGATGTTTATTCGTTGGGTAACTCAAAAACCTACCGATTAATGCGCCATATTTCGGATTGTGCTGTAGTAAAATGAAcaataaaatttacattttcattttcactttcaagATATTTTTACGTTTACTAAAAATGTATTATCTGAGACTTACTTTGAATACTTGGTTATTTAACAAATCTATCATCTTACATCCTTTCGTGCTTTCTGTGTATAGTGTATGTACGTACACGTTATGAACAATGTATAAGTGCCTCAAGGACTTTACAACCTTTACATTCTTATTTTCTATTAGCTACTTGAGTATATTAATTATACTTGAGTCAAGCAAACATGTAAAAAAAGTTCTCTAAACTGTTAAAAATATTGTTCGAATATTAAAATATGCTcaaaatattcttcttcttcttcttcttcttcttcttcttcttcttcttcttcttcttcttctttttcttcttattttatgCAACAACCGTTATGTAAAATATTGGACCAATGTAAATCAGGGTGTTCATATCTTGGGTAAATGTTCTGATTTGAAGTACCAggcagtattttttttaaataaaaccacCAATAAAAAAGACTCAAACTCTCATGTctatttagttttgtttttttttttttttatttttttccttttgtctGGAAAGAAGTTCAGACctctgaaaaaaaacaataaaacgtCAAACGTCTGATGTTTGCTAATACCACATAGAAAACTACATTACAACCACTTTGAATCACGCATCTAACTCAGAACATCAATAGCACAGGAAACGAATAAGACGAAGACATTACATTGAAAGTTTACCTAATTGAGTAGCTCATTTCAATTGCTTGTTATATGGGATTTTACCGCAAACCTAGACACACTAGAAACCTCAAGAAAGAAATCCAATTTTACACAAATACATGACACGCAGACTAATGTTAATGCCAGATCGATCGTTTtaacacacaaagaaaaaaacccccctGCTTCTAATCCTCTACCTCCTTTGTCACTCAAAGCAGCCATATTTCCGCATTTAATGATCTCCTGCGCAGTTGCTAAACACCTCAAAAACAGGcaaaatccatccatccatttgATGGATGCGAATATCGTTGCTCTCTCGCTCGACGATCTTTCGACACTCCTCTCGGCAAAATCTTTCGGCAAAAATCTGGTCGGGAGGCGGTCCCAAACGCACGCGAAACCGTTTGGAGCTGTGGTTGGGATTGTCTGGGAACCACTCCCGTACCCATTCGATCGGGGACTGTTGGCTGCCCGCGTTGGAGGTTCGTTGCGTGTGGGGCTCGTTATGTTTTTGTCGGTGGGTTTTGACTCCTTCGTACGAACAGCAGCTTCGCAAACCGTGACGACATCATCCCTAGCACGTGCCGgttcgttttctttcgcttAAGACGCTATCCAGTTCGTTTCTCGCCTCGGTCTAACGGAGCACCCGCCGAAAGGGTGTTGCCGAACGTACACCAACACGTCACGGATCACACATTTGACAGGTTCCACGACGCTTTGGCGAAAGAATGCCGTAGCGGACGCTAGATGGAAACGTATGTAAACAAATCGCGGCACGCTCGTACTTGCGAGCGTTAGGGTCGTCGTAACGTCGGCTTGATCGGCGACAATACATAGCGAAGAAGCATCGATCACATACCGGGACGGACAACTCGGTGTGGTGTTTCCGATCTTATAAAACGGACCTGAAGGCTCCTGCTCAGGGTCAGTAAGAATTTTGTCGATTTTCGGAAAAGTATTCTCCGCAGCCGAACTCCTGCCAAAACCCCAAAATCAGCGTGGAAAGATGCAGAATATCAAGGCACgagtgttgttgctgctgtcgttCGTTGTCCTGTTGGTTGGATTGGCCGATGGATTGCCGGTGCCCAACATTATCGATGCACCGCGCCACAAGGACGACAGCATCCCGTCGGCAATTGCCGGCAACCCGAGACCACTGTTGGATGGCGATGTAAGTGTGTTATCCTGCAGATTCTTTCAATCAATAATCCTTTTATTGAGGAACTTATGGCTTACAATTTcgcttttattcattttcttccCCAAACACAGGCAAAAACGATCATCTACGATCTAGCGGCCACGATCACGGACGAAGGATTCGACGCAATGGAGTCAACGAACATTGGCTTCCTGTGGAACCCACTGGCACGTATCTTCCACAGCCCACTGGGGTAATGGAGTAGTAGCCAGCATCGCCGAGGGCATCGCCAACCGATATGACATGACAACGCCGGCGCATCGATCGCTGGGCACCACGGAACTCCAATAAACACTGTCCTGACAGCCGTTTTGTTGCGAGTTGTGCATTTAAAGGCTTGTGATAAGGTTTCCACCGTGTGATACTGTAGCAGTAAGTGACGTCGAAATTTACCATTACCATTGtccattgttttgttgtattgttttgttgtaaacacaaaaaaaactgcgtTCTTCTCTTTGGGGAAGAGACAATAAACAATCTTTGATTTGTTCCCAAACGTGACGGCAGCTGTGTTGCTGGAAGTTGTTTTATGATAAGATAATGAAGATTCGGAAAAGGGTTGCGAGTATGACTTCGATGGGAGGCCCGGTCGACGGTAAATGTCGATTCCTTTTGTGCAGCTTTGTTCGTCCACTTGAAGTTTCATTTACTATGAGGAATGATATGGTAAGGTCGGCTCGGCTTAAAATACTAAATAGTGCTTGGGATCTAGGACTTCCACGCATCGTTGGGAAATATACGGATACAGTTATAAATCCAAGGGGCGGTCCTGTAGTACAGTCGTGGGTTATCGTGGGTTTTAAGCCTCATATGGACCGTTCCCCCGTAACAAAGACTGAGTATGTTGCATGTGATACTCAATAATTCTCATGACCGGCATGACCGCGTGGTTTTTGGACGATGCTAAAGAGAACAGAGGAAGGCTGTAAATCATCGCCAAATTTTCAAtgaaagtttaattaaaacgaTCATTTTATCTAGAGGTTTTATTAGTACAAGGAATATTGTTTCTCGTAATTTCTTACATCATTCCTAAATTGATGTGTCTCTTTTCAAAAGAAAATTTGATATCAAacagtttcttttttaataattatctACGAATTATGtactttattttcttttattttttgtttatttttatagagactttaaGCTAATTGGCCTCATTCGGCTCTTTTAATCGGTTGATTAATTCTAGGCTTAAAATCTAACATTCTTCTTTGGTACTTTATTTAATCATTAAACATTTGTCATTTTCAACGTACAGttgcaaaagtcataaaaaagaacttaataaataataaattcagtAAATAAGTTGCTATTATACATAAACGATttcaaaatgtaataaaaagaaacaaaataaggaagaaaaacaaaaacaatgtcATAAGTGAAGTAAAGGAAGAAATAAAGGAATAAGATGAAATTTTAAAGAAAActgttaagaaaaaaaaacacgaaaatcattcaaaattaCAACAGTAAAATGCAACTCATAAATAGAACATGAAAAAATACGGTAAATATGCAAAAACCAAtacaaaattttaatgaaattaatttaccaTACCAACGTTCATCCATTTTTCCGTTTAAAAACGAAactattttcaaataaatctaaattatttttaatcccACTACCGACGGTTCAAAAGGCTGATGACTTTATTGTGACAACTTTCCCAAGTCTCTATATTAATACGATAAAGTTTTGGGCAAATATAATGCAGACATAACAATAGAAAtgcaaagtaaataaaaaaaatctagcaATCTATTTGTCCACAACTTCTTGTCTTGTCTACCGACAAATCTTatcaaactaaaaaaaaactccagtCAATACCAGTTCCGCTCGCTTATGATCCGTAACGGATCCACCACACCCATGAAATTTTCCCTCCAAAAAACCATGCTTTACCCTTTTTATATGCATGATTTTTTCGCTGTCCTCGTCTGCCCGAAGGTGTTAACTATGCAGAACCAGAAgatgaatatttaattaagTAAGCACCCAAAcaaaacactctcacacacagacacaccacacacacacacctactcCCTGTGCTCTCCACCCCGCAACAGTCTGGTGTGGTATTGCCCCATGGGAAATACGCCACTTTCCAATGTTTCCCACCGCATCATCAATCAGCCCCTTCAGCCCAACCTGCCCAACACTACACACGTACGCGCCCATGAAGAAAGCATCCCCCGCCAAAAGGTGACAAACACACTTCACCATGGTCCACCCCATCGGAACCGGTATGGCGCGCCACATGGTGATGATGCCACACCGGGTGCACGTGCGCTTTTTTCAGGCTCGTGCCCTCTTCGGCTAAAAGCCCACCCCCCTTCCCGATACATAACCGGCGCTCGGCATGTACAGCCACAAATTAGGGGTGTGCGGGTTGCCGCGTGCCCTCATCGCCGACGACGCGCCTTCGGCCTTGATGACGTGCATGCCCCGTCCAGGCGACGAACTTTCGTGCGTTTGGCGCCACACGGTCGGTCGGGTTCGGTTCCAGTTTTGATTCGGGCGAGCCACAAAGACACGACACACGGGCCCACCGCTCCAGCTCCTGCTTCACCGCTCACCAAACGGTAAATATTGCCACCGGACTGGGTGGCATCCCTTAGCGCGCACACACCAAGCACGGTGATTCATGCGACGCAGTCATCGGTTCGGCATGTTGGGGATCCTCCTATCCGTTGAGAAAGGTGTGACGTTAAAACGCGTAGCAC comes from the Anopheles coluzzii chromosome 2, AcolN3, whole genome shotgun sequence genome and includes:
- the LOC120952963 gene encoding uncharacterized protein LOC120952963 encodes the protein MPNGPFAPLPPMQAPMRQIVKREAVAPEAVAEDAPVQESAVEAQDDMDKAETFGFGYHKVIHVGVPYYPPYYHYPRYYHGYHGYHGYGHYW
- the LOC120952961 gene encoding uncharacterized protein LOC120952961 codes for the protein MFKLLCLFVVVAAVSAMPRAPEWHSASGPAPAGRLVKRDVQQPFPKQMPNNEENAKEEGVAVAGEDDMDKAETFGFGYHHYYAYPRYYYPSYHYGYYPRYHYGYYW
- the LOC120950020 gene encoding uncharacterized protein LOC120950020, with protein sequence MLKFACFLALVALACAAQQLNPGSRQPAPFRLVRNVRNVDSVQATKVTDAANAPEATAIDGEAKDDMDKAETFGFGYHHHYYPSYGYGYGGYGGYGGYGYGGYGGYGYGGYPAYGGYGYGGYGGYGYPYSSGYGYVY